A window of Cryptomeria japonica chromosome 3, Sugi_1.0, whole genome shotgun sequence contains these coding sequences:
- the LOC131874189 gene encoding G-type lectin S-receptor-like serine/threonine-protein kinase SD2-2 has protein sequence MKSNSEQKLVLLATYNMSIWSGYEGFVQKDQDECRDHIIHYDVKLENILPDGDLSPNLVDFGLAKLVGRDFSHVLTTTRGTRGYLAPEWISDLPITPKVDVYSFGTTLLEIISGRRNLDLKVQDSSLFYFPPWSATQIQQGNTMNIVEEGVAEEANMEEVRSLCVVALLCIQEDEEVRPSMMQVVQMLEGKVEPQTPQVMDRPVDRSDTSNITSSHVTS, from the exons ATGAAAAGCAATTCCGAGCAGAAATTAGTTCTCTTGGCAACATACAACATGTCAATTTGGTCAGGCTATGAGGGTTTTGTGCAGAAGGATCAAGACG AATGCCGAGATCATATCATTCACTACGATGTTAAGCTGGAAAACATTCTGCCCGATGGTGATTTGTCACCTAATTTGGTCGATTTTGGGCTAGCAAAGCTTGTGGGTAGAGATTTTAGTCATGTGCTCACCACTACAAGGGGAACGAGAGGATACTTGGCTCCAGAGTGGATCTCCGATCTTCCCATCACTCCCAAGGTTGACGTCTACAGTTTTGGTACGACACTCTTGGAAATCATTTCGGGGCGAAGAAATCTGGACTTAAAAGTGCAAGATTCAAGTTTGTTTTACTTTCCCCCATGGTCTGCAACTCAAATTCAGCAGGGGAACACAATGAACATTGTGGAGGAGGGTGTTGCAGAGGAGGCAAACATGGAAGAGGTGAGAAGTTTATGTGTTGTAGCCTTGTTATGCATTCAAGAGGATGAGGAAGTGAGGCCTAGCATGATGCAAGTGGTGCAGATGCTGGAAGGGAAGGTGGAGCCTCAAACTCCGCAGGTTATGGACAGGCCAGTGGACCGAAGCGACACAAGCAACATCACCTCTAGCCATGTTACCAGTTAG